Part of the Fusarium musae strain F31 chromosome 3, whole genome shotgun sequence genome, GCGACGGGAACAGAGGTCGTCCAAAAGTCCACATACAGCGAAACGTCACCCCAACTACCATCATGATCATCCAATTGAGAAAATGGAGCCTCGGCCTTGGAAATGTCGCTTGGCACACCACCCACGCGAGGGGGCGAAACGCCAGCTTGGCTCGACTCCTTGGCAATCGTAGAGGGGTCGTCAAGTGACACGAAAGCACCGCCGTAGTCAGAGTAGCAAGTCGGATAGAATAGTTCTTGTGTGTAATCCAAGCCGACGTGATACTCAAATTCGGTTCGAGCAGAAAGCGCAGCCTCTTTCCCGGGGTTGTCGCCAGCAAAGTCGTCCTGCTTGATCTGTCGGCGCCAAAGTTCCTGCTCGCCAAAAATCTCGGCAAAAATACCCTGGTCGCCAGCGAGGTCCTCGGCAGACCTGACCTCAAGGAGATCTTGGTCCATGCGATCTTTGACACGTTGGAAGTATCGTCGCATGTCGCCTGCGGGACCCATGAAACTGCCGCTGTTGACATATTTGGGGCGCATGTATTTGTATCGTGATACAGTATAGTCGGTGAAGAAGCCGAACACGTTCTCGGGGAGGGTGCTGTCGGGGACGTCGTTGCAGTAGAGGTTCGAAATCTTGTCGCGTGGGGCGATGCAGCCTTTCTGCGCGGCGGCAATGATGGTCTGCTGCATCAATTCCTTGTCAAAGAAGCCATATTCCTCTGCAATTCGTCGGTTCGCTCGCTCGTTGCTGCTGTAGTATCGGTGCATCATGACGCTCGGAGGTAGTTGTAGCCAAATATCGTGTGCGTCCAGCATGAGCACGAGATCATCCTCgcccagcttctcctcctccgaAACTTCATCCCCTGTCGCCCATTGTAGGTAATTCAGTGTACCAGTGATTTTTCCGAGCTGCGAAGGTCCAATACCGTCGGCCTCGGTGTGGAAATCCTTCTTCCAATTGACAATTACAGGCGCGGGATACCCCAAGGCCACGGCGCTGCTGACAACCTTGCAGAGATCAGGACTCGAATCGTCGACGGGTAAAACGATAACGAATTTTCTTTCCCCCGAGGAGATGTTGGCGGGGGTGACCAAGGTGTCTTGTAATATAAGACCCGTTGGCCTCCAGATACTATCATTATGGATCTGATGGTCAGTTTGAGCTCAGTAGAGGAGAAGGTACATACTAAGTAGTAGATTGTAAATGTGAAAGCAAACAAGGCGAATAGCAAAGTCGAACCCTTCTTGACCCATCTCCAATTTGAACCATTGACACGAAATCTAGGGCGAGGACGCGCAGCGCCAGGGAGGGCAATGTGTGAAGGCATATGTCATGGGCAGGAAGGAAAATGTATGTATAGGCagtgaagaaagagagaggaaTGTAATATCAGGGGACAAGAAGAAACGAGGTTTTCGGATAGAACGTCAAGCCAGGGTTAAGGGAGAGACAGAAGTGGGCCGTGGTGGAACAATATACCAAAAGAGAACCGACGAAGGAAGGACAGACGACAATCAAGAAGGATGCCACACATGAAAGGAACAGAGAGAAAAAGCAGGATGTTGAAGGGAGGGCTGAAAGTGGACAAGCGACAAGGCAGACAGAGCGAGCGAGCCAGCCAAGGAGGGAAGACAAGCACAAGACACTCCGGCGTCCGGTCCACGGCAGTCATGACAAGGTAGCTGCAGCTCTCTTTCCACTATAAACCCGGGCAGTGGAGCATCTAATCTTATCGAGTCGCTCGAGTATCTTGTCGGTGAGAGGCTCATATTAAAGGTACATTGCGCCCTGTGGCCCCCAGGCTGTGAACACGGCATCCTCGACGCTAGCACGCTAATTCGAGACAGATCATCTGAGTGGGAGGCGCTGTGATTCGCCAGAGCCAACTGCTAGGGCTGGTGCCGTAACCGAAGTTAGCACAGCTCGAATCCTCCCAGGCATTTCCCGCTTCGATGATCTCCGTAAAACAATGGCGGCGCCAAAAAGACAATGAGACTCGCTCTGTAGAATTCCTGACATTTAGTGGATTCCTGACATTCTGAGTGATAAGTTCATTGTAAATGTCAGCCAAGATTGCCGTTCCAAGGTCATAACCTTGTTTAATTTGCAATACCAAGCATTGGCATCGAGATTGCACCAGAACGCAAATCCCCGAGTTAAAAGTGCTAGAGAACTCCACCCGCTAACCCGCGGCCCCCCAAGCCGACGTACCACGATGAAACATTCCTTCTCAGCACGGCCGCAAAAACTCGTTTAGGAGATATTATGTATTATCAGGGGAACATTACATTGGTGCTTACGGCGCGCAGACTTTTCTCACTTATGTAATCTATTAGGTACAAAATAATCTAAGACAAGTAAGCAGACTCCCCTGAGCCTGGAAGCAAGCCACGTTGAAGAGCCCAAAACGCAAAACACTTGACTGGCCAGAAATGAAACAAATCTGAGCCACCACCAGCGCCATCTCACAAGATCCATCACCCTATTGAGCCATGTACATATCGAACATGAGACTTCCGGTCGCCGACGGACCCTTTGAGGCGCAGTAATTTATCAATGCTtgttttatttcttatttcttttttctttcttactcCTGACAATGAGAGATGCAAAAGTCTGTCGCAGCCCGCGGCGATGCGAGAACCGGTTCCAGAACTGTTTTGGAACTGCGACTGCTACAAGGCGCAGGGCGACGATCAGCTAAAAATGACGACAGATCTTCAGCGCCAGGGGAGAAAATTAAACGGCCACCGCGTAATCGCACACACGCGACCACTAAAACCGGACACTTCCTCTTTGGGCGTGCCTCGCTGTTCTGACCGTTGTGTGTTTGGCTGCCGAGTTTGCCGCCCGTGGTTGGTGGGGCTGACTCCCCTTTGGACCAAAATTTGGGgctgagctggagctggaccGGAGTCGGGCGAAATGTCATCACAAGCGCCCTGTTATGACACGAAAGGGTTCATAATCCTGCTATTCTTGGCATGTTCTTGATGTATGCTTATTACTGAGTGAGAGTCCTAGACATGGATCGTCATCCTTAAAAGCTTCACTCATAGCGGAGCTGGAGACGAGCCCAGTTAGTTGCTTGTTGGTACACGCTATACGTAAATCCCCAATAAATACGCAAATCCTGCAATTGTAATTCGTCCAAGAGGAATGCCTAGTCGAAGGATTTACATGCATAGCCTCGCCCGGTAGCGGATGTCATAGCGAGATGGTGACCCTGCCACGTATATTTGTCGATTTTGGGTAATAGCCGAGCTTTCAGCTTTGCAGCCGGGCAACGAGCAAGTTTAGCCGGTGCCCAGCTCACGATATCAGGTATTTCAAGTCTCGACTGCAGGATAGAATTACTCGAAAAAGATAAGGGCAATAACTGTTCATGAACGCAATAGGTTTTTCGGCCGCCTTGAGCAATGATTTTGAATATCCTTGTTAGTGTCCAAGGCCTCATGCACTGAAATTCATATCTGCGCAGATTAATCATCCCcaggaagcaagaaaacttctgaGGTAAATCAAGATGCGAAAATAGACCGGTCTAAGGACTTTTAACAGATAGTCTGAAGGCTTACAAAGATATGCTAACTCTCGTTAGTTAATCCATTACTTAAAAGAGGTTCTAAGTTGTCACACCCCCTATTTCAGACGAAAAGCGTGTGCAGATGGATGGAATACTCCATGACGCCAACAGCGAAATCCCCATGCTTCATCATAACATTCCTCATCTTATCTCTGACCCTGGGCACATGGATCACAGCCGCCACAAGCCTGCATACAATCTCCCTCATCGCAGTGTCTGTTGGCGGCGTGGTCTGATacaactcatcaaccacGTCAGGAAAACACTCGGCCTCTTCCCAAACGAGCTCCACGGCGCGGTAAAACCGATCACGCGCTAGGAGTCGAAGGGCGGGCACATCGTACTTGTCTGCCAAGACGTACAGCCGCAGAGGTAGTGTCATGTCGTTGCGTAGTTCGGCGAGTTGATTTAGTCCTTCTTGCCGACGACCTTCTGCAACTGCTTCTGCCGCCTTTGTGAGCTCGGATTTTTCATCTCCCGCTACGTCGCTGTTGTCTGAAGGACTACCCGCTCGCTCGTCGTATTCATTGTATTCTTCATCTGGCTCGTCATCGGTGATCCAATCTTGacttctctcctcctcggttGACGGCATATCCTCTTCTTGGGATCCGCACGCCGGCTGCTGCAAGTTCTGAATAACAGTCTCAGGATCAAGCAACGCCGCTTTAGAGGGCTTTCCCCAGGTAAAGTTCACACCGTCGGTGTAGGTACCGGTGTACAAGAACTCGAGAAACCGCTCTACGACATCAGGATCATCCTCCGGTAATTCAATAGACCGTGATGCAGATTCCTAAACACCATGATACATTAGCCTAAGACGTGCTGTTTGCACTTGAGGTCTGTTGCCGAGAGGTTATATAACTTCACAGAACCGAGTGTATTGCACGCACCCTATAGTCGCCGCTCAGTGCTTTATCAAAGAAAGGAGACTGCGTGCATACAACAGCGCGGTGGGTCTTGAATTGACGGTCTCCGCAGATGATGGTCATGTCTGAGAACTTCTCACTGTGAATCAGAGTTGCTAGTGCGGCATGAATAGAAATGCCTATAGATTCCTCGATGTAGTCGTGATTGTCGTTTCTGTACTCACATCCTGCAGAAGAGTAAGATGTTGCACGGCTGCGTTCCCGCGGAGCTGGTGTAGGTGATATCGCTCGCGCTGCTACGTCCTGGGCAGCCCGAGTTCGGGTATCTCTGTGAGGAGAATGAGGAGGTGGAGGAACTGTGGCCATGATCGTATTGTTGTGACCGCAAGGCCTTTGATAAAAGGAAGCACAGCCTACTAAACAGTGGAGGTTATCTTGTTGCAACTAAGGTTAGTTCTTAAATGCGGGGCATTGCTTGATTGGCTAGGCCGCCCTTGTTTATGCATGGCCTGTATTGAGTTATGAAATGGTTATGCAGCATCAAACCGTTGGCCTCCGATATTCAATACTGCGAAAATACAAGCATTCCTTTTTGCTGGGCCCGTACGAGATAAGATGCACGATGCAAGCATCAACCATAAGATCCATCAACCCAATACAACACTCTCCTAAACACACCTCAGGAAGCATAGCAACTGTCCACACAATAGCCCGAGCTGCTACCTTATTCTACCCTAATGATTCACAAACATTCGTTGCTTACACCATCTCATTTTCCAAGTGCTAAGTCTCCCACTTATGAATCGTGAGGATAGCATCTGCGAACTCATTCGGGGCTTCCATGGGAAACGCATGCCCAACATCagcttctctcctctcataACGACCAGAAAAATGTTCAGCATGTGCAGCAGTACCGCCTGGCTTTAAAGGATCCTGTCGTCCATCTAAAGTGATGGTCGGAACGCTAATCTTTGGTTGAGCAGCTAGAGcatcctccagcttctgCAAAGCTGGGTCACCTTTTGCGTTACCGAAGCAGAATCTGTAAGCGTGAATAACAACACCGACGAAATCAGGATTATCAAAAGATTCTGCAGTTCGGTCGTAAAAGTATTCTGAGAATTTGAAAGAGGGGGACCATTGCTCCCACAGCATTCGACAGAGATCTCGTCGACTCTCTGTCAGACATACTATCCCACGCTCTTGCTGGAATAAATGCTGATACCAACAAATACATTCCAAACTCGGCGCAAAAGGCTTTTGATAACTTGAAAGATCGGCAATGTCGTAACCCGCATATGAAACGAGTCCAACGACACGCTCGGGCCAGAGTGCAGCTGCAACGCATACAGACATACCGCCCCAGTCAAAGCCGCCAAGGACTGCCTTTTCGATGTCCAAAGCGTCCATGAGCTCGATGACGTCTGAGCCAAGTGCTGCTTGCTGACCACTCCTCATGGTCGAATCTGAGAGGAAGCGAGTTGGGCCATAACCGCGGACATAGGGAACGATGACTCTTGCACCGCTGGAGACGAGTTTTGGGACAACTTCATCATATGCGTGGATATCGTATGGGAAGCCGTGATATAGAAGGACAGGCCAGCCTGATAATGGGCCGTGGTCATAGTATCCGACTTCTAAGGTCCGTGTCTTAATTGTTTTGAGTGACATGATTGTTTCGAATTGAAAGATGCcgaattgatgatgataacatAACATTAAAGGCACAATAATGCGTGATGTTTTATTATTGCTGTACGCCTTGTGGTTGACATGTACTATCATTCCTGATACAACAATGTGACGTCAGATCTAGGAACATTATTATTAATGACTTGAATAGTAAGCATAGTTAGTCTACTTCAACCAATGCATTACTTAAGTTAACGTTATACCGATATCAAAAAATACTCTCTTTAGAAATCTTACTTGAAATCATTTGCTCTGAACATTGGTTCGGAGGTCCATATACTTACATAGATGTTCATGCTGACGTTGTGTCCAGGAACTTGATTTTTTTActtcaagctcttgagaTTCCCTGAATCCTGATGTTTAAAAAATGCGCGATACACTCATAAGTTATCAGGTCTACTATTCAAAGTGACACTCTCACAGATACAGCTCAGGTAGCTTACCAGATGCCCACACTACTGCCCATGAGATATAGCAAATTGACAAAGTATTCTTAAAATTCACGATAAATCAAACCTATCATTGAGTCAATGAAAAACATAGTCTCATAACCCTAAATATGCCGCATGCAATCAAAAGATGTCTTTTAAAACGGGATCAACTTGCATAAATAATCAATACATCGACATGCCCTTCTTCGATACGACACAAGAAAGTTCTCCTGTCTTCTGCGCAACAAGTTTGATAGAAAAACATGCATGGCTTTCAGTCTCCTCCTGTTGTTCGTAGTGCCATTCGGTGCCTGAGTGTCCATCGTCCAGTAATATGGCCTTCATGTCCCATTTTGTTCAGCAACGGGATCTTCATCAGGCAGAGTGCTGGTGCACCGTATGCTTCTCGCTGTCTTGTGGAATAAGGTCTGTTTGTATGCCTCCAAGTCTCAAACCCGTAGTCCATAGAAGCTGAAAATTGTGGCCGTGATCTCTTTGAAAATCAGCTTCTTCCGTTTCTCAAGTCATAGTTTTGACCTACTGCTCTGACGGCCTGCGGCTAGCAGCTGTAATTTTGATTATGTGAAAACTGATTCAAGATTCTTGATGATGTGTGCTCGCGGAGTTCTGGAGTGTATAGCAACAATAGCATCAGCTCCATGCAGATCTTGACATGTACCACATGGTACTCGGCCAAGTGTCAAGATGAAGCGACCGATAGTCAAAAGTTGCTCAAGGTAGCTTCGATAGTTCTCCTTTGTTGCCAGATCGGGAAACACCAAAGCTGAAAACATCTCGACGACTTGAGAATAGAGCCCTTGGTGATGCATC contains:
- a CDS encoding hypothetical protein (EggNog:ENOG41), whose product is MATVPPPPHSPHRDTRTRAAQDVAARAISPTPAPRERSRATSYSSAGCEYRNDNHDYIEESIGISIHAALATLIHSEKFSDMTIICGDRQFKTHRAVVCTQSPFFDKALSGDYRESASRSIELPEDDPDVVERFLEFLYTGTYTDGVNFTWGKPSKAALLDPETVIQNLQQPACGSQEEDMPSTEEERSQDWITDDEPDEEYNEYDERAGSPSDNSDVAGDEKSELTKAAEAVAEGRRQEGLNQLAELRNDMTLPLRLYVLADKYDVPALRLLARDRFYRAVELVWEEAECFPDVVDELYQTTPPTDTAMREIVCRLVAAVIHVPRVRDKMRNVMMKHGDFAVGVMEYSIHLHTLFV
- a CDS encoding hypothetical protein (EggNog:ENOG41), translated to MGQEGIWRPTGLILQDTLVTPANISSGERKFVIVLPVDDSSPDLCKVVSSAVALGYPAPVIVNWKKDFHTEADGIGPSQLGKITGTLNYLQWATGDEVSEEEKLGEDDLVLMLDAHDIWLQLPPSVMMHRYYSSNERANRRIAEEYGFFDKELMQQTIIAAAQKGCIAPRDKISNLYCNDVPDSTLPENVFGFFTDYTVSRYKYMRPKYVNSGSFMGPAGDMRRYFQRVKDRMDQDLLEVRSAEDLAGDQGIFAEIFGEQELWRRQIKQDDFAGDNPGKEAALSARTEFEYHVGLDYTQELFYPTCYSDYGGAFVSLDDPSTIAKESSQAGVSPPRVGGVPSDISKAEAPFSQLDDHDGSWGDVSLYVDFWTTSVPVAIHHNAWRDGLKARRSTWWDKTWYFPQLRNLVEAHMTANTTTPLASIAAEDGNLEVWSYGAKTKGSASLLFGKNKDTKAWELRSTDWDTICKASNEAETESRWYDEVFRDGKGLL
- a CDS encoding hypothetical protein (EggNog:ENOG41~MEROPS:MER0017193) produces the protein MSLKTIKTRTLEVGYYDHGPLSGWPVLLYHGFPYDIHAYDEVVPKLVSSGARVIVPYVRGYGPTRFLSDSTMRSGQQAALGSDVIELMDALDIEKAVLGGFDWGGMSVCVAAALWPERVVGLVSYAGYDIADLSSYQKPFAPSLECICWYQHLFQQERGIVCLTESRRDLCRMLWEQWSPSFKFSEYFYDRTAESFDNPDFVGVVIHAYRFCFGNAKGDPALQKLEDALAAQPKISVPTITLDGRQDPLKPGGTAAHAEHFSGRYERREADVGHAFPMEAPNEFADAILTIHKWET